From Arachis hypogaea cultivar Tifrunner chromosome 3, arahy.Tifrunner.gnm2.J5K5, whole genome shotgun sequence:
TGAAGATAATAACATCTTCTGGAACTGAGTCTGTTGTTTCACAGCCTGATGGGAAAGTAAGATATGATCTAGAATTACGACAGTACACAGTGATGTTTGTTCCATCTAGTTGACTCAGTGAGACAACTGGGAAATGCTCTTTTTTGGTCTGATTAACTAACTTCAATATTTAACCTTGTTAATTATAGGTTTTAATGCACGATGAAAGCTTAATATCAGCAAATCCTGATATTCTTGATGGAGTGGATGACCTCATGCAACTTAGTTATTTAAACGAACCTTCAGTCTTATACAACTTACAATATAGATACAACCAGAATATGATCTATGTAAGTCTTTATATTGCTGATCTTTTCCCCTCATCAATTTGCTTCCTTATCATAAGTCATAACAGCTTTATGGGCATATCTTGTACAATTCAGACAAAAGCAGGGCCTGTTTTGGTTATATTGAAGCCTACAAGTGTAAAAGAATTAAAAGGGCttgttttgttttactttttgactCACTACATTAAGGCAATATTCTTTATCTTTAACTTGTGCACTGCAATTCAATCCAGCTATTTTTAATGGAAGTCtaattatgttaattgtcaaCAAATTTGCAGCAAGTCTttgcatattttttatgattaattacaTTTAGTTGGTGATATTTTATGTAgggttttaaatttgaaagatcttttaggatgtttatttataatttatttgttattttattatggAACGGTTTTTCCGGTTGGACCAATAAATtagtgaaccagtgactagagTGGTTCGATGactggtccggttttcagaaccttggttctCAGTTCTTGAGCACATCGATATACTCCTTTAGGAACAAAGACTTGCTGTTTGGTGGATTTCTTTTTCAGAGTCACTGCGAGGGAATACTTCTTTGGGTTGCGAATCTCAAGAACAGCTCCTGGTATGTTCGACCTAGTTACGTGCCTGTCCCTTTGCAATTTGAGATTAAGATTAAGATCTCAATTTCTCATTTGCAATTTCAGTCGCTCTCTAAAGTCTCAACGTACTGATCCGTTTCCTCTTCGAAATGCTAACCAATAGTTTGGTGCTTATGGAATACTAATCTTAACAAAATTCATAACGCTCTGAATGTTCGGGCCTTGTGTTCTCCATCTGAAGGAAATGACATGCGTATTCTACTGAATCGGgaaaaagagaagacaatggcTTTGGTTGATGTTATCATTTCTTGCACCGATTCCCTCAAACAGGTTAATTAATCTTTATATTTTCCTGTTATTGCTTGGTCATTTTgtgaatttgatttttaattagtcCACTTCTGAATTTCAAGAACTTAAAAACTTTTTGCTTTTAgaaggattttattttattatttttttttcaattttgatgTGATTTTGAACGGTCTTAGTGTCCtaagaacttatttttttatgcagAGCTACGATCAGAGCTGAGACACTTTACCTTTGAGTGTTAATGGAATAATCTATAATCCAATAAGGCAAAACGTTGTTGCAAAActcattttatatttaatttttaggtTATATTTCATTGAAATCTATATTTCTTGTATCAAGCTGCTGAAATTGCATTAGCCTTGAAATCACTTTTCATGATAATTTTTGTTGTTATTCAATATTGTTTCTTACTGGAACATTTTGGTCACAGACGATGTGGTCGTCAATAGCAAAACTAAATAAAAGAGGAGAAAATTGCTATGGACTGAAAGTCTCAAGCAGGCTGCTATTTTTATTACGGAATCTAGATGTTTGAACAGATTCAATGAATTCTTATCGTTATATCCATTTCATGTTGTTGATAGAGCCCTTGCTTTTGTGTTTTTCAACCAATTTCATCAATTGTTGCCTTTTAACCACCTTTATTCACAAATATTTAAGTTGAATACCATTTTTAGGAACTCACAATTAACACACATGCATTTTTGTTTGGTTTAAAGTGATAAGGTATGTTTTGTTGTAATTAGCTTGGTCTTGTTGGCATATGTTGTAACTTGATGACTGCATACAGATGATACCCTTTTGTTTTCTAAAACTTATTTTGAACCTCCTGTAAAACCTTCTAGACCTATCTTTGTGATGGAGTTATCATATAACtaattttcattttcctttttgtTAGCATGAAATAAAATGATCGGTACATGGACCTAGTGTGTACCAATATAATTGCATTTATGCATCTTGGGCTGCACCCATGACTTTGGCTTTGTCTTGCAATACGTGTTTATTTTCAGATATCAGAGCATGTGGAAGATGCTATTGTTTATTTAGATGCTGGTTCTACAGAGAGTTTCCAGTTTATAGGGGCATATCCTATACTTCTTGATCTTGGAGCACAAGCTATTTGCAGTTTGGAAAGTATGTCAGTACTTGATGCGGTATGTAGTAGTTTCATATTTTATCAACATTGTCTTTACTCTGTGGACTTACAGTAGGCTGCTTCACATTTGATTAATCATTGAAAGGGCAGAAAATGTAGTCCTTTTTTTGGTTGGCAACACCCGCGGTGACCAATTAATCCAATTCGGAGCCTAGTTAGAATTAAGGCTCTTCAATCTCCAaggagtgtgtttagtgaggatcAAACCTGGACCtagtcttgttttttttttttaaaataaaaaaagagtatatatctataaaaaaaaaaaaattgaagatttACTGGCTGATGGCAAATCTTATAGTTCATTATTTCCATACCTAAACTTGTTACAGACTTTTAGTAACAATTAATTGAGGGAAGATATATGGTTTCAATAAAAAACAAGCAAGTCACTAACATTTGTAACTGACTTACTAGTAATGGTCAGTGTATGTTAGGTTCagaattttgtttttagtttttgatatTGGGAATTgaaattatcaaataaattaaaacccCTACTTCCTTTTGGCCTTATGTAACAAAAGGTAACAAATACTCACCAGGTTGGACTACATAATGCTGTATTGTCATTTGTCAAAAATGTAACTCCTGCAGAAAATGGACGGTGTCCTTTTGGGATCTGGAAATTCATTTAAATCTTGTTTGAATTGTTGAACATttcaatatagagaattgaatattttaacattttatataATGATGTCATAGGATTTGATCCCTAaacctttccatcctttaaaaaTGGCAGCCTAGTGCGCAAGGCTTCCAGTTGTGGTCAGGTTTGGAGAGGGATATATATAGCCTTATCCCTTCAAGCAGAGATACCAATTCCAAGTCTTGGTGCTATATGAATTCTGGTGTCTTGTTGCCTTGATCATGATGTGTATTAATATACGTTTCTCAATTTCATCCACTAGCTCAGATTAATGCGGTGCAAAAAATATTTGTACCTTGTATAATTGTAGCAACTCCTCATCAattataatcaactttaatttatgGTTCGTTGTATAGGTGGCTGATTGGAACTCACATTCTAATCCTGCGGGGAAATTTGTGGTTATTACATCACGCCTATTAAGTGATGCACATCGGTATATTTTACGTTGCCTGAGTGCACATCAAGTTGTTCGTCACTGCGTTATATTTACATCTATCTCAGAGGTGCTTATTCATAATTACTGCTCTTGACTGTTATCTTTGTACTTTCCATGTTTATAAATTCATTATTGGACTTACTCTTACCTATATATTGGGAAAAAGCTTCCTCACTGGGTGTGAatatttctccccctttctttgTTCTTTATAACATGATAGTTTACTGCATTCTATTTAGAAGCCTTCCTACGTAATCATGTAATGATTTTTCTGGATGAATCATACTATCTTGTCAGAAAGAGGTTTTGTGCAACTTAGAATGGAGCTTGGTGATTTATTTAATATGTTGCTTTAATCCTGATATTCCAAGTGACTaaacttttgttacaaaatagGAAGAAGTTTTTGGTAGTATTTTTAACTTGGCCCTAAGTCCTTCAAATTATCAGCATCACGGTGAAATTATCTTATTCTTAATCTTGTGCCTAAATATGACACTTGGATTGCAATGTTACATTTATTTTGTTCCAGGACCTTTTGGATAGCAATATTACATTTATTTTGTTCCAGGACCTTTTTTCTCTTTCGCTTGGTAAAGATGTTTTAATAGTAGTTAAAATGCAGGCAGCTCATTCGGTGTTTCCGGATTCACCTCTGGGACCAGATGCCTATCGTGAATATGAATCCTTATTGGTTCAAGATTATGACGAACTAAATAAGAAATCTGGGGCAAAACCTAGGCAGTTTGGTAGTAAAGTCCAGGCAAAGATTAAATTTGAAGACGGAGGACGTTCAAAACTTTCTCCCAGTGGAGAGGATGTTCCTCATCTTGAAGCTAGTTCAAGTGGAAGAGATTTTTTGGAACAGACTCCATTGGACTCCACTGAAGATGCAGTGTTTAAATTGGATGTTTCTGTTCATCATTTTCCAATGATTTTATGTCCCTTATCACCAAGAGTATTTGTTCTACCTTCAGAAGGATTGATGGCTGAAGCACACTTATCATCTGAGCATGAGGATTCCATTGGTCCTGGATTTCCTCCCTTAAGTACTGGTATGCTTTCTGATACAGATGATGTGCCTCCAGGTGCAACTCTCACAGCACACTTTCTCTACCATTTGGCGGCCAAGGTAAATAGTGGCTCACACTTTTGCTGAAATGTTTGCCTACCTCTGGTGACTTGATTTCTGCATTTCTTTTTCTATTCACTGGATTCTTATATTATATGCTTCACCCTGAGTTCTGTCCCTATTACAATCTTGTACATCATGAGTGATAGATCTGTTGCATGCCAGCATCCTACCATCTTACTGGGGTACCTATAGATCCATTTAAAAagtatgtaaataaaataaaataataaaaaatattaaaataaattttaattactatgtATGTTGCCTATGTAAATATGTAATATACCTTGCTCTTGATGGCCATTTCAAACATTTGGTTTTTAATAATACAATGTTGTTTGATCATTGTAATTAACCCTATTAAATGAGAGAAGACTGCTGTTGCCATTGCTTTTGTATTATTAAGAATGTTGGTAACTCTCTCCTCGATGACTACCTCTGGtttggttttgttttgtttattattattattattattattattattattattaaattcctcCTCTAATATGTTACATTGGCTGTTTCTTTTGTTTATGATGTAGATGGACTTGAAAATGGAAATTTTCTCCCTTGGGGATATGTCAAAAACTGTTGGAAAAATTTTGACTGACATGTCAAGTCTTTACGATGTAGGCCGCCGTAAACGGTCAGCAGGACTGTTACTCATTGATCGCACACTTGATCTCCTTACTCCTTGCTGTCATGGTGACTCACTATTTGACCGTATGTTCTCTTCTTTGCCCCGAAGGAATCGAATTTCCAATACCCAAGGTAAAGGTTCAGGGCTCCAGCTCAAACTTGGTTCTTCGTACCTGCAACGTGCTCCTTTAGATGCTCAGATACCACTTACAAAGATCCTTAATGATGAAGATTGGCAAATAAACAACTTTCGGCTTTTAGAAAGTGTTGAAGCTTTTCTATGTGGTTGGAACTCTGGTGATTCTGATTCTCAGGTTACAGGTTTGATTAATCTTGGTCAGAAAATTCATGAAAAAGAGAGTCACTCTAGTGCAGAAATACTCATTGGATCTTTTGTTTCCTCTGAAACTTTCCGTGGAACCCCATTCTTGGAAGCTATACTGGATAGAAGAACAAAAGATGGGGGCTTACTAGTAAAGAAATGGCTACAAGAAACTCTGCGCAGGGAAAACATTACTGTAAATGTGAAATCCCGTGCTGGTTTTGTTACAAAACCTGAGCTACAAGCTATGATCAAAGCATTGACTGGGAGCCAATCATCTTTGCTGAAGAATAAAGCAATTATCCAAATTGCTTCAGCCACATTGTTTGCACTTGAAGAAACAAATTGTACCAAGTGGGATGCATTTAGCAGTGCAGAGAAGATTCTGAGTGTGAGTTCAGGGGAAACCAGTCAAAGTCTTGCTGCTCAAATTGGTGATCTCATCAATAAGAGTGCTCTGTTGGGATCTCAAGTAAATAAAGggaaaagtgagatgtcaaaaggGTTACTTTCTTTGCAAGATGCTATTCTGTTGATGATTGTTGGATATATATTGGCCGGTGAAAATTTTCCATCATCTAGTTCTGAAGGCCCATTTTCTTGGCAGGAGGAACGCTTGTTAAAAGATGCTGTTGTAGATGCCCTTCTTGAAAATCCATCAGTTGCAAATCTCAAGTTTCTAGATGGGATAAGGGAAGAGCTTGAGAAAAATGTATGCAAGTCAAAATCGGAGAAAGATACTGAAAAACTAGACATCGATGATTTTGATGATGAGCAGTGGGGGGAATGGGGGGATGAAGATGTTGAGGATGACAGCAAAAATGAACAAGCGTATGGTGACGTGCAACTTAAGTTGGAGTTGCGCGACAGGGTGGATAACTTGTTCAAATTTCTTCATAAGTTATCCAATCTGAAAAGAAAGAATATACCACTTAGGGATGGATCATTGACCATGGAAGGCAATTTCAGTGAGGATTCCTATATGGGGAAAGGATTACTTTATAAGCTACTAACAAGGGTGCTAGGCAAGTATGACGTGCCAGGGTTAGAATATCATTCTTCCACTGTAGGTCGTCTGTTCAAAAGCGGGTTTGGCAGATTTGGCCTTGGTCAGGTGATTAGTGTTTCTTACCCTTTTTGCATGACTCTTGCTTTAGTAGTTCAGTTCTTCAAATATTCTATATCTAATTTTTCATTCTTTCCACCTTTATTGTTCTGCTAAATACAATACTTCAGGCAAAACCAAGTCTTGCTGATCAAAATGTCATTTTGGTGTTTGTTATTGGGGGCATTAATGGAGTCGAGGTGAATTTCTAGACTGCCCTGGTCTGATCTGTTTATTATTATTGTCTTTTTGTAGTGAATAAAAAAGATGGTCACTTTTTAATATGGTAGTAAAATGAAATACCATATTCTGAACTGACTgttttttttatgtgaatttgGATTCTCTCATCTTTGAAATGAACATAATAATGTTCTGTTCACATCTCCACCATCGATAAACAATCAATGGTCAGGATGTAAACATAATCTTGTTATGGCCATTTTGAACATAAGAGGATCCAAATCCTTTTATTTTCCACATTTTCATTGGTTTGCtgtatttaacattttatttaaaaCTTTCTCCTTGTTGGCATGGATTAGTAATATAATACTATCAATTACTTTTCTGTCACAAAGGTTCGTGAAGCTCAAGAGGCATTGGCTGAAAGCGGAAGACCTGACATAGAATTGCTTGTTGGTGGAACAACTCTTCTAACTCCTGAAAACATGCTTGATTTATTGCTAGGGGACTCCagtttcttttaattcttttgttTGCATATGTAGGAGATAGAAAtccaatttattattttattgtatctCCTAAATCATGTATGTTATAAATGATATAGATTACCGGATAAAAGTTTTGATCTTTATCAAAATCTGAAGGGAAATGAACCTAAGATAGGGTATTTTGCCAAACCCTTGGTAAAATGGAATGTTTAGTTATCTCATGCTAACAGGAACATTAGCAGACTAGCATTGATCAACGAGTTGAATGAAATGAAAGATTGTGTTAAAATTATAGGTTCATACAAGTATGAAACAGGCAAATAAATATGCTTTTTTGAAAAAACACAacttagtttatatatatataattttggtgACACCTAGCGCTCCTTTAAATCTACCAAATCACAGCAGGGGGATTAGTTTCAAACTACGGAAATTtggaaaattaattttatttctaaattaattAGTTTGTTTGAATTTTAcgaagaaatgagaattaaattaattttgaaatctAATAGATTTCATCTCGTTtgtattagaatttttttagatAAGATACGATTAAGCTTTTATTCAATAATCAATTTGGTCACTGTGTTTTAAACATGTTTAATTTGGGTTTGGAGTTTTACAATCATGAATCAACTTTTGACAGAATATTTGTGTGTAGTAATCGCCACTGAGGTAGCTAATGACTAGCACGATTCAACTTTTGACAGAATATTTGTGTTTAACCATTAATAGGTTCAATTTTGTGTTTTGAGGGACCAGATTGAGTTCTACAGTAGACGGTCACAATGATAGTTACTGCATGCATTAGATAATATTCTGCTAACCAAAGTGGTTGTGAAATGAACAAGTTGATTCATGGTTGCAAAacatggctttttctttttcaaccataaCAAGGTCACACCAAAATTCGCCACCAAGGTAGAATAAGAATTaggatacaaaatatatattaaaaataaattaaactacaca
This genomic window contains:
- the LOC112789909 gene encoding sec1 family domain-containing protein MIP3, with product MRILLNREKEKTMALVDVIISCTDSLKQISEHVEDAIVYLDAGSTESFQFIGAYPILLDLGAQAICSLESMSVLDAVADWNSHSNPAGKFVVITSRLLSDAHRYILRCLSAHQVVRHCVIFTSISEAAHSVFPDSPLGPDAYREYESLLVQDYDELNKKSGAKPRQFGSKVQAKIKFEDGGRSKLSPSGEDVPHLEASSSGRDFLEQTPLDSTEDAVFKLDVSVHHFPMILCPLSPRVFVLPSEGLMAEAHLSSEHEDSIGPGFPPLSTGMLSDTDDVPPGATLTAHFLYHLAAKMDLKMEIFSLGDMSKTVGKILTDMSSLYDVGRRKRSAGLLLIDRTLDLLTPCCHGDSLFDRMFSSLPRRNRISNTQGKGSGLQLKLGSSYLQRAPLDAQIPLTKILNDEDWQINNFRLLESVEAFLCGWNSGDSDSQVTGLINLGQKIHEKESHSSAEILIGSFVSSETFRGTPFLEAILDRRTKDGGLLVKKWLQETLRRENITVNVKSRAGFVTKPELQAMIKALTGSQSSLLKNKAIIQIASATLFALEETNCTKWDAFSSAEKILSVSSGETSQSLAAQIGDLINKSALLGSQVNKGKSEMSKGLLSLQDAILLMIVGYILAGENFPSSSSEGPFSWQEERLLKDAVVDALLENPSVANLKFLDGIREELEKNVCKSKSEKDTEKLDIDDFDDEQWGEWGDEDVEDDSKNEQAYGDVQLKLELRDRVDNLFKFLHKLSNLKRKNIPLRDGSLTMEGNFSEDSYMGKGLLYKLLTRVLGKYDVPGLEYHSSTVGRLFKSGFGRFGLGQAKPSLADQNVILVFVIGGINGVEVREAQEALAESGRPDIELLVGGTTLLTPENMLDLLLGDSSFF